A part of Melittangium boletus DSM 14713 genomic DNA contains:
- a CDS encoding OmpA family protein: MGRRVLWPGALVLSLLLRGGAAFAQQTPFKSFELERLDFNPGAEGSLVVGMGELLEAHQYRLSAVGHYSHQPLVFFERGAPTAAVRGRSTLHVSAAYAPLNWLQVGLQLPVVMLQLPGPALPNPDAPKSLVLGTPTVGVRLGLFTQDDQGGFDVAVEGDLGLNVGSEAAYARDAGLRFMPRLMVGRHLGALRVALDAGLLIRPGGRITELAAEARDELGNEVRIGGAVASTGRRTRWEFNVRGMVPLSAQPFSMEVLPGVRYLVNPSVEVFTLAGVGIGKAPGTPLFRLLAGGSFGDVTPRRGPKEGSVRCDLSLPLPPEECPNNDNDGDGVRNIDDKCPLKWGDRLGCPRSDRDNDGLDDELDACPSQPGPVSHHGCPVRDQDGDKVEDDEDSCPTRPGPVENGGCPVLDRDNDKIPNDEDMCPDEPGPPERQGCPEEDSDKDGVPNREDSCVNEPGGASNFGCPTHELPLVSIKVDKLELSNKVSFEKSQVRIKQGSYLVLDWVAKVLREHPEIPRVKVGAHTDDQGLAEQNRLLSRQRAEAVRRYLIDKGVAAERLEAQGYGPDVPVDTNLTANGRENNRRVEFIILRDGRTGEQVPRP, from the coding sequence ATGGGACGAAGGGTGCTCTGGCCTGGCGCATTGGTGTTGTCGCTGTTGCTGCGAGGAGGGGCCGCCTTCGCGCAACAGACCCCGTTCAAGTCCTTCGAGCTGGAGCGCTTGGACTTCAATCCCGGCGCGGAGGGGTCCCTGGTGGTGGGCATGGGGGAATTGCTCGAGGCGCATCAGTACCGCCTTTCCGCCGTGGGGCACTATTCGCACCAACCGCTGGTCTTTTTCGAGCGGGGCGCGCCCACGGCGGCGGTGCGCGGACGGAGCACCCTGCACGTCTCCGCCGCCTATGCGCCGCTCAACTGGTTGCAGGTCGGACTTCAATTGCCGGTGGTGATGTTGCAGCTGCCAGGGCCCGCCCTTCCGAATCCGGATGCTCCGAAATCCCTGGTGCTGGGAACACCCACGGTCGGGGTTCGTCTCGGATTGTTCACCCAGGATGACCAGGGCGGATTCGACGTGGCGGTGGAGGGCGACCTGGGACTGAACGTGGGCAGTGAAGCCGCGTATGCGCGGGACGCGGGACTCCGGTTCATGCCGAGATTGATGGTGGGCCGGCACCTCGGGGCCCTTCGGGTGGCGTTGGACGCGGGGTTGCTGATTCGTCCGGGCGGGCGGATCACCGAGTTGGCGGCGGAGGCCAGGGACGAGTTGGGCAACGAAGTGCGCATTGGTGGGGCCGTGGCCTCCACGGGTCGCCGGACACGATGGGAGTTCAACGTCCGGGGCATGGTGCCCCTGTCGGCGCAGCCTTTCTCGATGGAGGTGCTGCCGGGAGTGCGCTACCTCGTGAATCCCTCGGTGGAAGTCTTCACGCTGGCGGGGGTGGGGATCGGCAAGGCGCCGGGAACGCCGCTGTTCCGGCTGCTCGCGGGCGGCTCCTTCGGAGACGTGACGCCACGCCGTGGACCGAAAGAGGGCTCCGTCCGGTGCGACCTGTCCCTGCCCCTGCCTCCGGAGGAGTGCCCCAACAATGACAACGATGGCGATGGGGTGCGAAACATCGATGACAAGTGTCCGTTGAAATGGGGAGACCGGTTGGGTTGCCCGCGCAGCGACAGGGACAACGATGGCCTCGACGATGAACTGGATGCGTGTCCCTCCCAGCCGGGCCCGGTCTCGCATCATGGCTGCCCCGTGAGAGACCAGGATGGCGACAAAGTCGAGGACGATGAGGACTCCTGTCCGACGCGGCCTGGCCCCGTGGAAAATGGGGGTTGTCCGGTGCTGGATCGGGACAACGACAAGATTCCCAACGATGAAGACATGTGCCCGGACGAGCCCGGTCCGCCCGAGCGGCAGGGCTGTCCAGAGGAGGACTCGGACAAGGACGGTGTGCCCAATCGGGAGGATTCCTGTGTCAACGAGCCAGGGGGGGCGAGCAATTTCGGTTGCCCCACCCACGAGTTGCCACTGGTGAGCATCAAGGTCGACAAGCTCGAGCTCAGCAACAAGGTCTCCTTCGAGAAGTCGCAGGTCCGCATCAAGCAGGGCTCGTACCTGGTGCTGGATTGGGTGGCGAAGGTGTTGCGCGAGCACCCGGAGATTCCGAGGGTGAAGGTGGGCGCGCACACCGACGATCAAGGCCTCGCGGAGCAGAACCGGTTGTTGTCGCGGCAGCGCGCGGAAGCCGTCCGGCGCTACCTCATCGACAAGGGCGTTGCCGCCGAGCGGCTCGAGGCACAGGGCTATGGACCCGATGTGCCTGTCGACACCAATCTCACCGCCAACGGCCGCGAGAACAACCGGCGGGTGGAGTTCATCATCCTCCGTGATGGACGGACGGGAGAACAAGTGCCCAGGCCGTAG
- the agmC gene encoding adventurous gliding motility protein AgmC: MRWRNRRTPCSKRGSTEVTNAWRRIATPGWLLWILLAASPTFAGPDSVGLGRGLSGNGDVTVTTARVINSYAQVRAPLAPGDKRIKLHSNTVTADHGRTTSNAFQTNDLVMVIQSTGIVPPIEHEQEEPLDLGNSDVGKWEFARLSAVAVDSGDPTTLQLSLSEPLLHTYAADATQVVRIPEYANLTVQNDITAAKWNGKTGGIVAFLATGAVTLSGTGRIHADGMGFRGGLYQPDTTNTVSCNGISGTPPTYAKKGEGIDTTRYDSTNTSGSTAWGRGNFANGAGGGFCVAASGGGTGGGGGGNAGQGGAGGPSFNGGMGGIPLIYSALERLTFGGGGGSGHAKSQQSSGVSGGAGGGLVFIRANSLAVSSDTTSSPISASGVAGGDGGADGGGGGGAGGTIVLRLATTSSCSGKSISANGGNGGNRSTSGNTVAGAGGGGGGGRILYQLGTSSTCTNANFQVFKGNATTNAGENGSTALLPGGFPGLSLPSPSLNDITTPTKNRQPEITGTAQADRQVVLYLNEVEIGRTYATSGGVFNYIIPQRLGDDSYTIKAAIAYQGVYSAKSSGKNFTVDATPPPVPVIETLGGKPVSQGMLIGTPDLVSSSLSVSGSKEERASIAVTQLSGDSKCEPASLGEPASHTPEGKWTASLSQTSHAQGTNVLCVTATDQAGNSSSPARLSFTLDTIAPTAPSDIKIAEKAPKTDSPIALVNTKLPLIAGTADPNNLVRLTLEWTDDSASFSKQSLVIETTAKADRKWSVAPPAPLKEYTATPKGQVEYTLTVQALDAAGNSATSALQPKIRVDVTPPQKPYALALGENSSPARQTRDGMFIGTSDLESSGGLPLMGKMEGGSKITVRQLSASGELLQDVTTNDNHSSTTDWSVVIPQESEAVELAYKLEVTATDATGNTSEATTLNFILDTKAPAAPYAVKIGGKDVQAGCASDTGPFVTTLQPLIEGRAEARSEISVTLNSASDLVPKTYTNGLSGDGNWATGLTTDLPSPPTTQKYSVTITAMDEAKNVSAPASHCFILDVKSPDPVALSSIELGKRNKKPENHEQRLLGIDDVDTEEGNQVTIRIRGVAAHESKVLLKLIPRDPTESVQDVTVYADASDKWTGQWTPLETGVYGVEIRAEDKASNRSDPLTFFFELDVTRPTIKIGGKPDNTKTPILSTHVSLAFSPSEPIEKFDCKIFRGGEEYTSPELTCTQHSLTGEVDGGSYKLSITVEDKAGNNSTSAEWEWIVDTEQATVVVESVPDTRETKKKTNKKEISFKIKPLKPESKVNCRLPEEEKWEVPCKCDEEIPNDLPEAPPSCIRKYTAPREGSYTFEAHAHIESPENSPPGPAVTWPWTFDNTAPVIAVTQRPPDWVKGGSGGNKNGAVTIKFIAENEADTPTFKYTLTNPNGSKDSLRTTDKTTIQLSFEGKDDGLYSLSIYATDDAGNTGQATDDPESGNDLEKCCSWTVDRKIPLAPLINSPQEGGHYKTLSLEGTAPGEAGSTISVFLDENNEPVGTTAVEAEPKGAEKWQLVIPASRVKDGPHSVTLRITDRALNTDSTSVSAPIHIEIDNLPPEVTIDEGPLKNSSSVSATFKFSANEAVSFQCKLDLKDPTDCESGVSFSDLPEGPHTLILYAMDQAGNKTELGYSWSVYLGLDARAEGSGLSCASVSDDTALPWLMSLIGLLLGLSRRRETEKHGQSK, from the coding sequence ATGAGATGGCGCAATCGCCGTACCCCTTGCTCCAAACGCGGGTCCACCGAAGTCACGAATGCATGGAGGCGCATCGCCACACCTGGATGGCTGCTCTGGATTCTGCTCGCGGCCAGTCCAACGTTCGCCGGGCCAGATTCAGTCGGACTCGGGCGAGGCTTGTCCGGAAATGGCGACGTGACGGTGACAACAGCCCGCGTCATCAACTCCTATGCCCAGGTCCGCGCTCCACTCGCTCCCGGGGACAAGCGGATCAAGCTCCATTCGAACACGGTGACCGCCGACCATGGCCGCACCACCTCCAATGCATTCCAGACCAATGATCTGGTCATGGTTATACAATCGACCGGCATCGTTCCCCCTATCGAGCACGAGCAAGAAGAACCACTCGATCTTGGAAATTCAGACGTCGGAAAATGGGAGTTCGCACGACTGTCGGCCGTGGCGGTAGACTCGGGTGATCCTACCACCCTACAACTGAGCCTCTCGGAGCCCCTCCTCCATACATACGCGGCCGACGCGACCCAAGTCGTTCGCATCCCCGAATACGCGAACCTCACGGTCCAAAATGATATTACCGCGGCGAAATGGAACGGTAAAACAGGTGGGATCGTCGCGTTCCTGGCAACTGGCGCCGTGACTCTTTCCGGCACTGGCCGGATCCACGCGGATGGCATGGGATTTCGCGGCGGTCTATACCAGCCGGACACAACAAACACCGTGAGTTGCAATGGTATCTCCGGTACTCCCCCTACCTATGCAAAAAAGGGAGAGGGAATCGACACCACCCGTTATGACTCAACCAACACATCGGGCTCAACCGCATGGGGGCGGGGCAACTTCGCCAATGGCGCGGGCGGTGGATTCTGTGTCGCCGCGAGTGGCGGTGGAACAGGAGGAGGTGGGGGAGGAAACGCGGGGCAAGGTGGCGCTGGGGGGCCCTCATTCAACGGAGGAATGGGAGGAATCCCTCTCATCTATTCCGCTCTCGAACGACTGACATTCGGTGGAGGCGGAGGCAGTGGCCACGCCAAGAGCCAGCAGTCAAGCGGGGTCAGTGGTGGCGCGGGTGGGGGACTCGTGTTCATTCGGGCAAACAGTTTGGCTGTTTCTTCCGATACCACCTCGAGCCCCATCAGTGCATCCGGGGTGGCTGGAGGCGATGGAGGTGCAGATGGAGGAGGGGGCGGCGGCGCGGGAGGCACGATTGTCCTGAGACTGGCGACCACATCAAGCTGCTCAGGCAAGAGCATCTCCGCGAATGGCGGCAACGGCGGAAACCGAAGCACCAGCGGCAATACTGTTGCAGGCGCAGGAGGAGGTGGTGGTGGTGGACGCATCCTCTACCAACTAGGCACTTCGTCTACTTGTACGAACGCCAACTTCCAGGTGTTCAAAGGAAACGCTACGACCAATGCAGGCGAGAATGGCTCCACTGCACTGCTTCCAGGCGGATTTCCAGGTCTGTCGTTGCCATCACCGTCACTAAACGACATCACTACTCCCACCAAGAATCGTCAGCCTGAAATAACCGGTACGGCCCAAGCCGATAGGCAGGTCGTCCTCTACTTGAACGAGGTGGAAATAGGGCGCACCTATGCCACATCGGGCGGAGTTTTCAATTACATCATCCCACAACGTCTGGGCGATGATTCCTATACCATCAAGGCGGCCATAGCCTATCAGGGTGTCTACAGTGCCAAAAGTTCTGGCAAAAACTTCACCGTTGACGCGACCCCACCACCAGTCCCCGTGATTGAGACGCTGGGCGGCAAGCCGGTGAGCCAGGGGATGCTCATTGGAACACCGGATCTGGTGTCAAGCAGTCTGTCAGTGAGCGGGTCGAAGGAGGAGAGAGCCAGCATCGCGGTGACACAACTATCCGGCGACTCAAAGTGCGAGCCTGCTTCACTTGGCGAGCCCGCATCTCATACACCAGAGGGAAAGTGGACAGCGAGTCTTTCACAGACGAGCCATGCTCAAGGAACGAATGTCCTATGCGTAACGGCCACGGACCAGGCGGGCAACTCGAGCAGCCCGGCACGCCTGAGCTTCACTCTGGATACGATTGCTCCAACCGCTCCATCCGACATAAAGATAGCCGAAAAAGCACCCAAGACAGACTCACCCATCGCGCTCGTCAATACGAAGTTGCCGTTGATCGCGGGCACCGCCGACCCCAACAATCTCGTGAGACTGACCCTGGAATGGACGGATGACTCAGCCAGCTTCTCAAAACAGTCCCTGGTTATAGAGACGACAGCAAAAGCCGATAGAAAGTGGAGCGTGGCTCCTCCTGCGCCCTTGAAGGAGTATACCGCCACGCCCAAAGGCCAGGTCGAGTACACCCTGACGGTGCAAGCGCTCGACGCCGCGGGAAACTCAGCCACATCAGCCCTCCAACCCAAGATTCGAGTTGACGTTACTCCCCCTCAGAAACCTTACGCATTGGCCTTGGGGGAAAACAGTTCCCCTGCACGTCAAACCAGGGATGGGATGTTTATCGGAACGAGCGATCTGGAGTCGTCAGGAGGCCTTCCGCTGATGGGGAAGATGGAGGGTGGGAGCAAGATCACGGTAAGGCAGCTCAGTGCATCTGGAGAATTACTCCAGGACGTGACAACCAACGATAACCACAGCAGCACAACGGACTGGAGTGTGGTTATTCCCCAGGAGTCTGAAGCCGTCGAACTCGCATACAAACTGGAAGTAACCGCCACGGACGCCACAGGCAACACGAGCGAAGCAACAACACTCAATTTCATATTGGATACCAAAGCACCAGCCGCGCCCTACGCCGTCAAGATTGGTGGAAAAGACGTCCAGGCCGGATGTGCGAGCGACACGGGACCTTTCGTCACGACACTTCAACCCTTGATCGAAGGTAGGGCAGAGGCCCGAAGTGAGATCTCGGTGACGCTGAATTCCGCCTCAGACCTCGTACCAAAAACATACACAAACGGCCTTTCGGGAGACGGCAATTGGGCTACCGGCCTCACGACGGATCTTCCGAGCCCTCCAACCACCCAGAAGTACTCCGTAACCATCACGGCGATGGATGAAGCGAAGAACGTCAGTGCGCCCGCCTCGCATTGCTTTATACTGGACGTAAAGAGTCCCGATCCGGTTGCGCTAAGTTCCATCGAGCTCGGCAAGAGAAACAAAAAACCTGAAAACCATGAACAAAGACTACTCGGAATTGACGATGTAGATACCGAAGAGGGGAATCAAGTCACCATCCGTATCCGTGGCGTAGCTGCACATGAAAGCAAAGTTCTCTTAAAGCTGATTCCGCGTGATCCAACCGAATCAGTCCAAGACGTCACCGTGTATGCCGACGCCTCGGATAAATGGACCGGTCAATGGACCCCCCTGGAAACAGGCGTCTACGGCGTGGAAATACGAGCAGAAGACAAGGCATCCAATAGAAGCGACCCCCTCACATTCTTCTTCGAATTGGATGTTACTCGTCCAACCATCAAAATTGGGGGTAAGCCAGACAACACCAAAACCCCCATACTATCCACACATGTATCCCTCGCCTTCTCTCCTTCAGAGCCCATTGAAAAATTCGACTGCAAGATCTTCCGAGGAGGCGAGGAGTACACTTCTCCTGAACTCACATGCACACAGCACTCGCTCACTGGAGAAGTAGATGGTGGCAGCTACAAATTGTCGATTACCGTCGAAGACAAAGCCGGAAACAACTCCACCTCAGCAGAGTGGGAGTGGATTGTCGACACAGAGCAGGCCACCGTGGTCGTCGAATCAGTCCCAGACACCAGAGAAACCAAGAAGAAAACAAACAAAAAAGAAATATCATTCAAGATAAAGCCACTAAAACCAGAATCCAAAGTCAACTGCCGCCTTCCAGAAGAAGAGAAATGGGAAGTCCCATGCAAATGCGACGAAGAAATACCAAATGACCTTCCTGAGGCGCCACCTAGCTGCATCAGAAAATATACAGCACCGAGGGAGGGGTCCTACACTTTCGAGGCGCACGCCCACATTGAGTCCCCAGAGAATTCTCCGCCAGGCCCTGCTGTAACTTGGCCTTGGACATTTGACAATACTGCTCCTGTAATCGCCGTGACGCAGCGCCCCCCCGATTGGGTAAAGGGAGGTTCGGGAGGAAACAAAAATGGCGCTGTGACGATCAAGTTCATCGCGGAGAATGAGGCTGATACGCCAACTTTCAAATATACGCTGACCAACCCAAATGGAAGCAAAGACAGCCTCCGAACAACAGACAAAACCACAATACAACTATCCTTCGAAGGAAAAGACGATGGCCTGTATAGCTTGTCAATCTATGCCACAGATGATGCGGGAAATACCGGCCAAGCAACTGACGATCCTGAGTCTGGCAACGATCTTGAAAAATGTTGTTCCTGGACAGTAGACAGAAAAATACCGCTCGCACCCTTGATCAATAGTCCCCAAGAAGGAGGGCACTACAAGACACTCTCATTGGAGGGGACGGCTCCCGGCGAGGCGGGAAGCACCATTTCGGTCTTTCTGGATGAAAACAACGAGCCAGTCGGAACGACAGCGGTCGAGGCAGAACCGAAAGGGGCGGAGAAGTGGCAACTCGTCATCCCGGCCAGCCGTGTAAAGGATGGTCCACACAGCGTCACGCTGCGGATCACGGACAGAGCATTGAACACAGACAGCACCTCTGTCTCCGCCCCCATCCACATCGAAATCGACAACCTGCCTCCCGAAGTGACGATCGATGAAGGGCCCCTCAAGAACTCGTCGAGCGTGTCCGCGACCTTCAAGTTCAGTGCGAATGAGGCGGTTTCCTTCCAATGCAAGCTGGATCTCAAGGACCCCACGGACTGTGAATCAGGCGTATCGTTCTCCGATCTGCCGGAAGGCCCGCATACGCTCATCCTCTACGCGATGGACCAGGCCGGCAACAAGACGGAACTGGGCTACAGCTGGAGCGTCTACCTGGGGCTCGATGCCCGTGCGGAAGGCAGTGGACTGAGCTGCGCCTCGGTTTCGGATGACACCGCCCTGCCCTGGCTGATGAGCTTGATCGGGTTGCTGCTCGGCCTGTCTCGGCGCCGCGAGACGGAGAAACACGGCCAGTCGAAGTAG
- a CDS encoding DotU family type IV/VI secretion system protein, whose translation MQRVTEATKDCFDAAIRIRNSDAATVPPPEVLHHRLRGVVDEMLRRAAVLGFSHQDAQDMGYALVALLDEVVLSRPEPYRSFWMTNLLQLQYFNENVAGDGFFHRVQGIRKDPHRAEVLQVYYLCMLFGFQGRYRIRGGELELVTLIDSIQKDLERAKPFDFELLSPHAERPTESILAGKNKLSPMVISLGALVLALLVYGGLTFGLDSTMEAATNEIKYHLATSKIVNDAGGPR comes from the coding sequence ATGCAACGAGTCACCGAAGCCACCAAGGACTGCTTCGACGCGGCGATCCGGATCCGCAACTCGGATGCCGCCACGGTCCCCCCCCCCGAAGTCCTGCACCACCGGTTGCGCGGTGTCGTGGACGAGATGTTGCGACGCGCGGCCGTGCTCGGCTTCAGCCACCAGGATGCCCAGGACATGGGTTACGCCCTGGTCGCCCTGCTCGACGAAGTCGTGCTCAGCCGACCCGAGCCGTACCGGTCCTTCTGGATGACGAACCTGCTGCAGTTGCAGTACTTCAACGAGAACGTGGCGGGTGACGGCTTCTTCCATCGCGTGCAGGGCATCCGGAAGGATCCCCACCGTGCCGAGGTGTTGCAGGTCTACTACCTGTGCATGCTCTTCGGTTTCCAGGGCCGCTACCGCATCCGTGGCGGGGAGTTGGAGTTGGTGACGCTCATCGATTCGATCCAGAAGGATCTCGAGCGGGCGAAGCCCTTCGACTTCGAGCTCCTGTCGCCCCACGCGGAACGCCCCACCGAATCGATTCTCGCGGGCAAGAACAAGCTGTCACCCATGGTCATCTCGTTGGGGGCACTGGTGCTCGCGCTGCTCGTCTATGGCGGCTTGACGTTCGGCCTCGACAGCACCATGGAAGCCGCCACGAACGAGATCAAGTACCACCTGGCCACGAGCAAGATCGTCAACGACGCGGGAGGGCCGCGATGA
- the tssK gene encoding type VI secretion system baseplate subunit TssK, with amino-acid sequence MKNAQRVVWSEGMFMSPHHMQQLDLYHENLLDLRLAALEPYSWGVVSLDLDMEALRAGRVQLRHFSGVLPDGLPLTFQSGDPEAPPARPTEGFFPPAQHVLDVYLGVPRERSGVESYGGSERVGGNPRFTPTNRPVNDLTSATSIVPVAFAQRNVRLLFGSEPREDYDAIKIAELSRDRSGSLTLVENYIPPALRIDASPFIMSELRDLLRLIVAKQRQLASRRRHRDASSLEFTASDVTLFLELNALNGVIPLLQHAIDSGSMRPHALYLALSQCAGQLCTFVADADPTTLPPFQLIQLRTTFEELFRRLQSLLRSVAIEQCLSVRMQPGDDRLYRGKLEDDRLERCGQFFLAVRSELPERVVAEQLPKLAKLASWGDIQNLVQAASPGVPIQVNYRPPPEVPIQPGSLYFSLFITDGYWRNAMRDRTLALYLPHPFDASQTTVELLAVPTASR; translated from the coding sequence ATGAAGAACGCTCAGCGCGTCGTCTGGTCGGAGGGGATGTTCATGAGTCCCCACCACATGCAACAACTCGACCTGTATCACGAGAACCTGCTGGACCTGCGGCTGGCGGCCTTGGAGCCCTATTCCTGGGGTGTTGTTTCGCTGGACCTGGACATGGAGGCGCTCCGCGCGGGCCGGGTGCAGCTGCGCCACTTCAGCGGTGTTCTTCCCGACGGATTGCCCCTCACCTTCCAGAGCGGAGATCCCGAGGCGCCTCCAGCCCGGCCCACCGAGGGCTTCTTTCCTCCCGCCCAGCACGTGCTGGATGTCTACCTGGGCGTGCCCCGCGAGCGAAGTGGCGTGGAGAGCTATGGAGGAAGTGAGCGCGTGGGGGGCAATCCCCGCTTCACTCCGACCAATCGGCCCGTCAACGATCTCACCTCGGCCACGTCGATCGTCCCAGTGGCCTTCGCGCAACGAAATGTGCGACTGCTCTTCGGATCCGAGCCCCGCGAGGACTACGACGCCATCAAGATCGCCGAGTTGTCGCGTGATCGCTCCGGCAGCCTGACGCTCGTCGAGAACTACATCCCGCCGGCCCTGCGCATCGACGCGTCCCCCTTCATCATGTCCGAGCTGCGCGACCTGCTGCGGCTCATCGTCGCCAAGCAACGACAACTCGCCTCGCGGCGTCGGCATCGGGACGCGTCCTCCCTCGAGTTCACCGCCTCGGACGTGACGCTCTTCCTGGAGCTCAACGCGCTCAACGGCGTCATTCCCCTGCTCCAGCATGCCATCGACTCGGGCAGCATGAGGCCACACGCGCTCTACCTGGCGCTCAGCCAGTGCGCGGGGCAGCTGTGTACATTCGTGGCGGACGCGGATCCCACCACGCTGCCGCCCTTCCAACTCATCCAGCTGCGCACGACCTTCGAGGAGCTCTTCCGCCGCCTGCAGTCGCTGCTGCGCTCCGTCGCCATCGAGCAGTGCCTCTCGGTGCGGATGCAACCCGGAGACGATCGGCTCTACCGCGGCAAGCTGGAGGATGATCGGCTCGAGCGCTGCGGCCAGTTCTTCCTCGCCGTGCGCAGCGAGTTGCCAGAGCGGGTGGTCGCCGAGCAGCTTCCCAAGCTCGCGAAGCTGGCCAGTTGGGGAGACATCCAGAATCTGGTGCAGGCCGCCTCGCCCGGCGTTCCCATCCAGGTCAACTACCGCCCGCCTCCCGAGGTTCCCATCCAACCCGGGAGCCTCTACTTCTCGCTGTTCATCACGGACGGCTATTGGAGGAACGCGATGAGGGATCGCACGCTCGCGCTCTATCTGCCCCATCCGTTCGACGCTTCCCAGACGACGGTGGAGTTGCTCGCCGTCCCCACTGCCTCTCGCTGA
- the tssJ gene encoding type VI secretion system lipoprotein TssJ, with protein MLGLLLLSTAGASCTRRVGPAVCETPPPFQVSLDISEQVNPDKRGRSMPTVVQIFQLKDSSKLERAGFHDLWNHPKEFLGEDLLQLAEFTVSPGQKVQRWIQRDPKAHFVLAMGLFRQPLGDSWRTVTALAPVPTLFCIERTTGAQDNPRPGDVQLRYRLQGYQIDLAQPRVSLMPSTIEALSFSEGST; from the coding sequence GTGCTCGGGCTTCTGTTGCTGAGCACCGCGGGCGCCTCGTGCACCAGACGCGTGGGTCCCGCCGTCTGTGAGACCCCACCGCCCTTTCAAGTCTCCTTGGATATTTCCGAGCAGGTGAATCCAGATAAGCGTGGCCGCTCCATGCCCACGGTGGTGCAGATCTTCCAGCTCAAGGACAGCTCGAAGTTGGAGCGGGCGGGCTTTCACGATCTCTGGAACCACCCCAAGGAGTTCCTGGGCGAGGATCTGCTCCAGTTGGCCGAGTTCACGGTCTCTCCCGGGCAGAAGGTCCAACGCTGGATTCAGCGGGATCCCAAGGCGCATTTCGTGCTGGCCATGGGGCTCTTCCGCCAGCCACTCGGCGATTCCTGGCGGACCGTCACGGCGCTCGCTCCCGTGCCCACGCTCTTCTGTATCGAGCGGACCACGGGAGCGCAGGACAACCCCAGGCCCGGTGACGTCCAACTGCGCTACCGGTTGCAAGGCTATCAGATCGATCTCGCGCAGCCGCGGGTCTCGCTCATGCCGTCCACCATTGAGGCCCTGTCCTTCTCCGAGGGGAGTACATGA